The nucleotide window ttataaattacCCAAGACAAATGCAAGTCATATATATCATTAAAAATCTCAATATAATTTTACCTGCGTAAGTGTTAGTCATTTTAACCGTCGGTTTTTTTTCCTTGTACACATCACTAAACGATACATATGACAACAAAgtgatacatttttttaaaacatttttcaagcaTAACACGTTTAGttacaaaaaaaacttgttCAGAAAAACAATCATAGTTTGaatatgttttgtgtttttgactATTCTAGGATTATACTGGTGATGCTACCGTAAATATGTTTCTGTAATAAAAGCACTTTCCTTTTCTATGCACAGCTTTGAAAGGTAATATGGTAAACATTACTTTGTTATATCAATATTCGTATTATAATTTTGTACATTTCGAAATACTACAGCCATACTAACCATTTTATTTCTGTTACAGAACCACTATCAGCTAATTTCCTATTCtctaaggtaaaaaaaaaacaaaaatcgaaTAATAATAAGAGAAACTAAAAAGAGAAATTAAAAGAGAGAGTGTACATCGCCTGACAAAATACAGACATACCACAAAGGATTTCAACCAAATTGCATTTTAATTCCAAATGGTTTAAATTCATCACTGTTTCAGTGATGCAACTTTTGTAAATATCTCTTTCACCATCATTTGGACTGGCAGTATTTATGTCATCAATAGAAATTGTCATATCACCCAATGTTAACAAGTCCAGATTATTTAAAACGGGTAGATGAGAATTGAAACACGGAATAGTAGTTGGAAGGTTAGGTAGCTTGCGAAGTCTTCGTTCAATTTCTACTTTTTCTGATACTAGTTGGAAGTTTGACTTAGACTCAAAAGCATTAACATAACCTGAAGCTTTGTTTATTTCAGCATTATTTGTGTAACCTTCCATGATAACTTTTGCTTTAAATTCTTCAAATTTATTGTCAAATTCCAGCAACAGattctttttttctatatttaatgttttaataaataattgcaaatgtttcaattttcttttttccaacTCACAAACAAGCAATTTTCTATCAtttgtaaatttacaaaaagcCTCCTCGTACGTTCTTGATAAGTTCTCCAATACCGTTTTTGTGTCTTCAAAGGATGTTATAAAAGATCTAAACCAATTTTTAGCTTCTGAACCAAATTCAGCGACAGATTTAATGACGTGATTTTTATGTGATCGTTGTGTGCAGTACACACAAGTAAACTTGTTATCACAGTCGATACAGACGAATCTAGCAAGGGAGTTATGTTCCTTACACAGTGGTTGGACTTCCTGCAACTTCTCATTGAAGCTCACGTCAGTAAACGATGCTTTTTTGCAAGTATGCACATCTTTACATTGGTCACAGATTTGCACACCACAGCATCTGCAAGATAAACTGATGGGCCGTGCACACTTTTTGTTCTGTTGACATAGTGCGTTGATCATACGTCCAACTGACCTAATGCGATTCAATTTATTTACCATCAAACACATTTTGGAGTACAGAATATGTTAATATTAAAAAACTTAAGGATTCAAAAAATTGAGGGCTTTTTTGGATGATGGGAGTGACGGTTAATGTAATTATGGCTTCTTGGGGACGATATTTCTACATAATAAAAagctaaaatttaaaacaatttatgTCATGTTGTTTTCGTGATAtcaaagaatgtttttattacatTAAAATATGTATGTAATTTTTTAGTTCCAGATGCtttgacatttttatatttacatttgATTTCTTACGATCTGTACGGCTAGTCTTATATACTAATACGCTACTTTCGTTTGTGACAAGCAAAGCGAATGTGTTGTTCTTTATGGAGAAATTATTCAATGTTTTCTCAACTAACAAACGTCAAACTTTTCCAAAAGCTATACGGATTGTCCTAATACATAATAATACGGTACTTGTATTTTTACagattttttaaagcaaagcgcacaaaacactttttttaacaattctgTATTGAATAAAATCTAATTGGCCTAAAAATCATATGAAAAAAAGAAGCAATTTCATTAGTTGAAAAC belongs to Hydractinia symbiolongicarpus strain clone_291-10 chromosome 1, HSymV2.1, whole genome shotgun sequence and includes:
- the LOC130634212 gene encoding E3 ubiquitin-protein ligase TRIM56-like codes for the protein MALSEKELTSLLECKICLETYEKPKHLNCGHSFCQECLDGILKFEVDGSAQIKCPLRCSKKTMIDQKETTSYLSTNFGLTCILDEINKDKKSVGRMINALCQQNKKCARPISLSCRCCGVQICDQCKDVHTCKKASFTDVSFNEKLQEVQPLCKEHNSLARFVCIDCDNKFTCVYCTQRSHKNHVIKSVAEFGSEAKNWFRSFITSFEDTKTVLENLSRTYEEAFCKFTNDRKLLVCELEKRKLKHLQLFIKTLNIEKKNLLLEFDNKFEEFKAKVIMEGYTNNAEINKASGYVNAFESKSNFQLVSEKVEIERRLRKLPNLPTTIPCFNSHLPVLNNLDLLTLGDMTISIDDINTASPNDGERDIYKSCITETVMNLNHLELKCNLVEILCENRKLADSGSVTEIKCDVYKEKKPTVKMTNTYAELHQLIKDGEVKKLQLLLTIDPAIVEMRDDFGNTLLMEAARYKNVLVVKNLIDFGCNVYAANGCNGTVYQISAREGNHDVLQMLINYDATNVNNVDYSNLTLLHYASTFGRTDCVKLLLSVPHIDVNIQDQERNTALHLACYHSHVECVKLLLSMPRINVDMRNCWNKRAYDVSWNATIKKLLQGHK